The Pseudomonas sp. IB20 region CCCACTGCGCTCAACCCGCCCGTGTTCGGCCCACGCATCATCATCGGCCTGGTCGGCGTGCTGTTGGCGGTGCTGGTGTCCGGCCTCAATGAGATGGTCACCAAGGTGGCCCTCGCGGATATCCGTGGTGCGCTGTACATCGGCTTTGACGAAGGCACCTGGCTGGTCGCCGCCTACACCGCGACCTCGGTGGCGGCCATGGCGTTTGCGCCGTGGTGCTCGGTGACGTTTTCCCTGCGCCGCTTCACGCTGTGCGCCATCGGCCTGTTCACGGTGCTGGGCATCCTGTGCCCGTTTGCGCCGAACTACGAGACCCTGCTGCTGCTGCGCACCGTGCAAGGCCTGGCCGGTGGCGCGTTGCCGCCGATGTTGATGACCGTGGCGCTGCGCTTCCTGCCGGCCAACGTCAAACTGTACGGCCTGGCCGGCTACGCGCTCACCGCCACCTTCGGCCCAAGCCTGGGCACGCCGTTGGCTGCGCTGTGGACCGAATACGTCGGCTGGCAGTGGGCGTTCTGGCAAATCGTTGCGCCGTGCCTGCTGGCGATGGCTGCCGTGGCCTACGGCTTACCGCAGGATCCGCTGCGCCTGGAGCGCTTCAAGCAGTTCAACTGGCGCGGCCTGCTGCTGGGCTTCCCGGCGATCTGCATGCTGGTGATCGGCCTGTTGCAGGGCAATCGCCTGGACTGGTTCGAGTCCGGCCTGATCACCTTCCTGTTGAGCGCGGGCACGCTGTTGCTGGTGCTGTTTCTGGTGAATGAATGGTCGCAGCCGATTCCGTTCTTCAAGTTGCAGATGCTCGGCCTGCGCAACCTGGCCTTTGCCTTGATCGTGCTGGCGGGCGTGCTGATGGTGCTGACCTCAGTGATCATCATCCCCTCGAGCTTCCTCGCCCAGGTCCAGGGTTACCGGCCGCTGCAAACCGCGCCAGTGATGCTGCTGATGGCGTTGCCGCAGTTGATCGCGCTGCCGCTGGTGGCGGCGCTGTGCAACCTGCGCTGGGTCGATTGCCGGTGGGTACTGGGGATCGGGTTGAGCATGCTGGTGCTGTGTTGCATTGGCAGCGCGCACCTGACCTCGGAGTGGATTCGCGACGACTTCTATGGCCTGTACCTGCTGCAAATCTTCGGGCAACCCATGGCGGTGTTGCCGCTGCTGATGCTGTCCACCGGCAGCATCCAACCGATAGATGGGCCGTTCGCCTCGGCTTGGTTCAACACCGTCAAAGGCCTTGCGGCGGTGGTCGCCACCGCCGTGATTGATGTGCTGACCACCCAGCGCCTGCACTTTCACTCAACCATGCTGGTGGACCGACTGGGCAACTCGCCCCTGGCCGACGGCGACGCGCCGGGCCTGGCGCACCGGCTGCATGAGCAGGCCGTGGTGCTGACCTCTTCGGACCTTTATTACGTCATGGCGGGTGTCGCAGTGGCGTTGATCCTGCTGATTTTCTGGATGCCCACGCGGATTTTTCCGCCGCGCACACCGACCTAGCACAAGGAATTTTCATGAAACGCAAAGACAAAATTGCCGTCTCCGTTATCGCCGTGTTTGCTGTCGGCATGCTGGTGTACCTGGTCGCGCCCGGCCTGTTGGGCAGCAAGCGCCAGACTACCAACGACGCCTTCGTCGCCGCCGACTTCACCCTGGTGGCGCCGCGCGTAGCCGGTTTTATCAAGGAAGTGCTGGTAGAAGACAACCAGCGGGTCAAGGCTGGCCAACTGTTGGCGCTGATCGACGACCGCGACTTTCGCGCCGCCGCGCAGGCTGCCGACGCCGACACGCTTGTCGCCCAAGCCCAACTGAAAAACGCCACCGCGACCCTTGAGCGCCAGAGCTCGGTGATCGCCCAGGCCCAGGCCACCGTAGCGGCAGACCGCGCCGAAGTGGCCTTCGCCGAGCACGAACTGAACCGCTACAACCACCTCGCCGGTGTTGGCGCGGGCACCGTACAGAACGCCCAGCAGGCCAAGACCCGCATCGACCAGGCCACCGCACGCCTGGCCAATGCCACGGCGGTGCTGGCGGCCGAGCGCAAGCAGGTGGAGATCCTCACCGCCCAGCGCGATGCCGCCGAAGGTGGGCTCAAGCGCGCCCAGGCGGCGTTGGAAATGGCCAGCTATCAGCTGTCCTACACGCGCATTGTGGCGCCGGTGGATGGCATGGTCGGTGAACGCGCGGTGCGCGTCGGTGCGTATGTGACGCCGGGCAGCAAGATCCTCGCCGTGGTGCCGTTGGCCGAGGCTTATGTGGTGGCCAACTTTCAGGAAACCCAACTGTGGCATATGCACGCCGGCCAAGCCGTGCAGGTGCGCGTCGACAGCCTCGACGGCGAACTGCTCAAGGGCCACCTGGAAAGCCTCGCGCCGGCTACCGGGGTGACCTTTGCGTCGGTCAAACCCGACAACGCCACCGGTAACTTCACCAAGGTGGTGCAACGCATCCCAGTGAAAATCGTGCTCGAACCCAATCAGCCACTGACCGAGCGCCTGCGTGTCGGCATGTCGGTGGAAGCCAGCGTCGACACCCAATCAGTCGCGCAGCCGCGTGAGGTGGCCCAGCAATGAAGCCGTTTGCCTGGCTCACCTTGAGCCTGATCAGCCTGATCAGCCTGAGCGCCTGCACCGTCGGCCCGGATTTCCAGCGGCCACAAAGCCCGCAAGTCACCCAATGGAGCGAGCCCCAGGGCCGGCAGGCTGCCAGCCGCGCCGTCACCGATCCTTTGCAAGAGCGTTGGTGGGACGTGTTTCACGACGAACAGCTCTCGGCCCTCACACGCCGCGCCCTTACCGACAACCTTGACCTGAAACTGGCCAGCAGCCGCTTGCAACAAAGCCGTGCCGTGCGCCAGGTGACCACCGCCGAGCGCTATCCCAATGTCGATGCCACGGGGGCTTACCAGCGCAAACGCAATAGCGGCAAAGGCTTGAGCGACCCCTCCGGCGAGAACGGCCGTTCGGCGTTCAACGAGTGGGACATGGGCTTCTCCGCCGCCTGGGAGCTGGACCTCTGGGGCCGGGTCAAACGCGAAACCGAAGCCGCTGACGCCACCCTGCAAGTCGCCGAAAACGACCGCCGCGCCGTGCTGCTGTCGGTGCTTGCCGAGACCGCCCAGGACTACATCCAACTGCGCGGTGTGCAGAACACCCGCGCCGTCACCGAGCAAAACCTCGATGTTGCGCGCCACAGCCTCAAGCTCTCGCAACTGCGCCTGGCCGACGGCGTAGCGACTGACCTGGACGTGGCCGAAGCCGCCGCCCAAGTAGCCGCCATCGAAGCACGGCTGCCGGATTTGCAGCAGCGCCAGGACCAACTGATCAACGCCCTGAGCCTGTTGATGGGCGAGCCGCCGCAAGCGCTGCATGCGCAATTGTCCAAGGATGCTGCCGTGCCGCAAACCCAACGCCAGGTCGCCATTGGCCTGCCGTCGGAACTTGCCGAACGCCGCCCAGACATCCGCCAGGCCGAGGCGCGCCTGCACGCCGCAACCGCCACTATCGGCGTGGCCAAGGGGGATTTCTACCCGCGTATCACCTTGTCCGGCAGCCTCGGTTCACAGGCCATGCAACTGTCGGATTTCGGCTCGTGGGGCT contains the following coding sequences:
- a CDS encoding MFS transporter, producing the protein MTSLAAPALQAAAKPTALNPPVFGPRIIIGLVGVLLAVLVSGLNEMVTKVALADIRGALYIGFDEGTWLVAAYTATSVAAMAFAPWCSVTFSLRRFTLCAIGLFTVLGILCPFAPNYETLLLLRTVQGLAGGALPPMLMTVALRFLPANVKLYGLAGYALTATFGPSLGTPLAALWTEYVGWQWAFWQIVAPCLLAMAAVAYGLPQDPLRLERFKQFNWRGLLLGFPAICMLVIGLLQGNRLDWFESGLITFLLSAGTLLLVLFLVNEWSQPIPFFKLQMLGLRNLAFALIVLAGVLMVLTSVIIIPSSFLAQVQGYRPLQTAPVMLLMALPQLIALPLVAALCNLRWVDCRWVLGIGLSMLVLCCIGSAHLTSEWIRDDFYGLYLLQIFGQPMAVLPLLMLSTGSIQPIDGPFASAWFNTVKGLAAVVATAVIDVLTTQRLHFHSTMLVDRLGNSPLADGDAPGLAHRLHEQAVVLTSSDLYYVMAGVAVALILLIFWMPTRIFPPRTPT
- a CDS encoding HlyD family secretion protein; protein product: MKRKDKIAVSVIAVFAVGMLVYLVAPGLLGSKRQTTNDAFVAADFTLVAPRVAGFIKEVLVEDNQRVKAGQLLALIDDRDFRAAAQAADADTLVAQAQLKNATATLERQSSVIAQAQATVAADRAEVAFAEHELNRYNHLAGVGAGTVQNAQQAKTRIDQATARLANATAVLAAERKQVEILTAQRDAAEGGLKRAQAALEMASYQLSYTRIVAPVDGMVGERAVRVGAYVTPGSKILAVVPLAEAYVVANFQETQLWHMHAGQAVQVRVDSLDGELLKGHLESLAPATGVTFASVKPDNATGNFTKVVQRIPVKIVLEPNQPLTERLRVGMSVEASVDTQSVAQPREVAQQ
- a CDS encoding efflux transporter outer membrane subunit; protein product: MKPFAWLTLSLISLISLSACTVGPDFQRPQSPQVTQWSEPQGRQAASRAVTDPLQERWWDVFHDEQLSALTRRALTDNLDLKLASSRLQQSRAVRQVTTAERYPNVDATGAYQRKRNSGKGLSDPSGENGRSAFNEWDMGFSAAWELDLWGRVKRETEAADATLQVAENDRRAVLLSVLAETAQDYIQLRGVQNTRAVTEQNLDVARHSLKLSQLRLADGVATDLDVAEAAAQVAAIEARLPDLQQRQDQLINALSLLMGEPPQALHAQLSKDAAVPQTQRQVAIGLPSELAERRPDIRQAEARLHAATATIGVAKGDFYPRITLSGSLGSQAMQLSDFGSWGSRAFAFGPQFSLPLFNGGRLQGVLNLREAQQQEAALAYQQTVLRAWHEIDDQLTRYNASQLRRDSLAEAVRQNQIALSTAQQQYVEGVVDFVNVLTVQSALLATQEQWVESSTGVSLAMVGLYKALGGGWQSVYPETASLPAG